The sequence below is a genomic window from Spirochaetaceae bacterium.
GCCGGCGTCGCGACGACCGAGGACTCGGCCAAGGTACGCGGGCGGACCGTCGGATCGCAGGCGGCAATCGAGCGGGCTGAGGCGTGACCGCGCCGTCGTGGAAGCCTGCGCTCCGACTGCCGGCGGTCGGTGTAAGACCGCTCCATCGCGCCGCCGATCCAGTTCGCCAGTCCCCGGATGTTCGCATCCGTGCCATCGAGCGGGTAGACCATGCTGCAATGACCTGCGTACCGCTTTCCGCGTTCGCACCCGGCGAGGTTACTTGCGTCGCCGGGGCGGGCGCGCGCCGCAGGAGGAGATGGTGGCGTGGGGTCGAGGGCGTCGCGGAGGCCGTCGCCGAGGAAGTTGACGCTCAGCACGGTAAGGGAGATGGCGAGGCCGGGCCAGATGACGCGGTCCGGGGTGAGGGTCAGGAAGGGGACGCCGTCGTAGAGCAGGCGGCCCCAGGTGGGGAAGTCGGAGGGGAAGCCGAGGCCCAGGAAGCTGAGGGCGCTCTCGGTGATGATCGCGGCGGCGATGTCGAGGGTGGCGGCGACCACTATCGGGCTCAGCGCGTTGGGGAACACGTGGCGGCCGATGATGCGCCAGGGGCGGGCGCCGATGCTGCGGGCGGCGGTGACGTACTCGCGGGCGCGGATGGCGAGCACCTGGCCGCGCACGATGCGGGCGGTCTGCATCCAGCTCGTGATGCCGATGACGCCCACCACCAGGACGAAGATGCCCGCCTCCAGGCCGAGCGCGGCGCGCAGCGGTTCGCGGAACAGCATGGTGGTGACCATCAGCAGGGGCAGCACGGGCAGGGCCAGGAACAGGTCGGTGAAGCGCATCAGCGGGCCGTCGAGGCGGCGGAAGAAGCCGGACAGCACGCCGATCACCGTGCCCACGGACAGCGACAGGGCCATCGCGGCCACGCCCACGGCCAGCATTATGCGAGGCACGCGACGGAGGGGTCCATTCCGGGAGGAGAAAATTCTATGTGCAGTAAATATCGAAAAATTGTTGGCATAATGGTACGATTCCATATAATTTGCTGTACAGTGAAAGAGCAAAAGCCGTGATAAGCGCAGATGCCATGGCCATCGCCACAGAAGGCGAATTGATCGAGAGGTTCCTGGACGCCCTGCGGGCGTTGCCGGAGGTTTGCGCCGAACTGGAACCGCACCCGCCGCACGACGCTAGAGCGGCCGTGCGGATTGGCGGAAGGGTGGGCATCAAGGTGGCCGGCAAGCCCCTGACACTGCTGATCGAAGTGAACAAGACGCTCTTTCCTCGCGACGTGCGCGAGATCCTGTGGCGGTTCAGGGCAGTGAGCCACATGACACTCGAATCCACCGTTGCGTCAGAGATGGTGTTGGCAGTGATTGCGGAGTCGATCTCGCCTGGGGCTCGGGAGTTGCTGAGGGACGCACGGGTTGGCTACTACGACAGTGGGGGGAGCCTGTTTCTGCCGGCCCGCGGGCTGTATCTGTACGTCGAAAAGCCGGTCACCAGGACTATTTCCAAGTCCCTGCACAATTTGTTCTCGCGACGTCGGGCGCAGGTGTTGCACGCACTGCTCGCCGAACCCGAAGATTGGTTCGGGGTCGTCGCGTTGGCCAAACGAGCGGGCGTGTCCCCCGCGACCGTTTCCCAGGTGCTGATGGAACTCGAACGATTCGACTGGGTTGTTGCGCGCGGTCGGGGCCCGGCCAAGGAACGCAGCCTCCGGGAACCAGCGGCGTTGCTGGACGCCTGGGTCAAGCAACTCGCCGTAATGCAACTTCCCACGATGCGGAGATACTATGTTCCGGCGGTACGGGCGGAGGGGCTGATCGCCGGGATCGATCGAGTCTTCGCCGCGCGTCGGCTGGAATATGCGATTACACATGAAGCCGCGGCACAGCGCTATGCACCCTTCTTGTCACGGGTGTCTCAGGTGCGTTGCCGGCTGGTGACCAGCCCGGCCGCGCAGGAGGCGATTGCAGCGGTGGGCGGACGCCGAGTCAACGAAGGGACCAATCTCGCCGTCATCGAAGCCGCGTCACCGGGTGAACTGTTATTTCGCGAGTGGGTGAACGGGGCGTGGCTTGCGAGTCCCATTCAGGTCTATCTGGACTTGGTTCATGGTGAGGGTCGTGCACCGGAGCTGGCCGAGCACCTGCGCCGGCAGAGAATCGGCTTCTGATGGCGAAGCCAGCGACCCTCGGCGGCTATGCCGATGAGCACACGGCCGACTGCGAACGCGTGCTCGTGACTCTGCTGCGTGGACTTGGTCCGTGGAAAGACTCCGTCTACCTGATCGGCGGTCTGACGCCGAGGTACTTGGTCGCGGACGGTGTTGGCGACGTGCCCGCGCATGCCGGCACGCTCGACGTGGATGTCGTGATCGATCTGCAGATGCTGGTCGATACCGGGGCCTACTACACGCTTGAGGACAACCTTCGCCGGATGAGGTTCGAGCGGGCCGAGAACCGCATCGGCCAGAAGCTTAGGCCTGGGTCCGCCGGGGCGGGCGGGATCCTCGGGAGGCTGCGGTGGCGTGGGGGTCGAGGGCGTCGCGGAGGCCGTCGCCGAGGAAGTTGACGCTGAGCACGGTGAGGGAGATGGCGAGGCCGGGCCAGATGACGCGGTCCGGGGTGAGGGTCAGGAACGGCACGCCGTCGTAGAGCAGGCGGCCCCAGGTGGGGAAGTCGGACGGGAAGCCGAGGCCGAGGAAGCTGAGGGCGCTCTCGGTGATGATCGCGGCGGCGATGTCGAGGGTGGCGGCGACCACTATCGGGCTCAGCGCGTTGGGGAACACGTGGCGGCCGATGATGCGCCAGGGGCGGGCGCCGATGCTGCGGGCGGCGGTGACGTACTCGCGGGCGCGGATGGCGAGCACCTGGCCGCGCACGATGCGGGCGGTCTGCATCCAGCTCGTGATGCCGATGACGCCCACCACCAGGACGAAGATGCCCGCCTCCAGGCCGAGCGCGGCGCGCAGCGGTTCGCGGAACAGCATGGTGGTGACCATCAGCAGGGGCAGCACGGGCAGGGCCAGGAACAGGTCGGTGAAGCGCATCAGCGGGCCGTCGAGGCGGCGGAAGAAGCCGGACAGCACGCCGATCACCGTGCCCACGGTCAGCGACAGGGCCATCGCGGCCACGCCGACGGCCAGCGACAGGCGGCCGCCGGCGAGCAGGCGGGCGAAGGTGTCGCGGCCCAGGTTGTCGGTCCCGAGCGGGTGGGCGAGCGACATGCCCTGGTTCTTGGCGCGGTAGTCGAGGTAGTGCGGATCGACGCCGTGCACGAACGAGCCGAACAGCACGGCCAGCGCAACGACCGTGAACACCGAGGCGCCGGCGATGGCCCCCGGATGGCGGCGCAGCCGGTGCCAGACGGCGTGCTTGTGGGCGCGGTCCGGGTGTGCGAGCGGCGTCCCGTGTCCGGCGGCTCGGGCGGACGCCACCGGGACGGCGGCTTGGTCAGCAGCCACGGTCGCTCCGCGCCGCCGGTGGCGATGGAACCCGGTGCACGCGGATCACCGGTTGGCGGCTGTTCGCACTTCTAGTCATAGCGGATGCGGGGGTCGAGCATGCCGTACAGCAGGTCGGCGACCAGGTTGAAGAACACGATCAGGCCCGCGAAGATGAAAGTCACGGTCTGCACGGTGGGGATGTCGGCGCCCTCGATCGCCCCGATCAGCAGCGCGCCGACGCCGTTGATGCGGAAGATCTGCTCGGTGATGATGGCGCCGGCGAAGGTGGTGGGCAGGCCGAGCGCGATCACGGTGACCACCGGGATCATGCTGTTGCGCAGCACGTGCACCAGGAGCACCAGCGGCTCCGACAGCCCCTTGGCGCGCGCCGTGCGCACGTACTCCTGGTGCAGGGTGTCGAGCACCGCGGAGCGGGTGAAGCGGCTGATCTGGGCGGCGCTGAACAGCGCCAGCACCATCACCGGCATCGCCATCTGCCGGAGCTGGTAGCCGAGGCTGGCCAGGTCGGTGACCCGGTGGGTGGTGTCGTAGATCGACGGCAGCCAGCCGAGGGCGCCGCTGAAGATCACGATCAGCACGGTGCCGGTGAAGAAGGTGGGCACCGAGAACCCCACCATGGTGATGAAGGTGCCCACCTGGTCGAACACCGAGTACTGGCGGTAGCCCGAGAACACGCCCACCGGCACCGCGATCAGGATCGCCACCAGGTAGGACACGCCCACCACGGTCATGGTCTGCGGCAGCCGCTGCGCGATCAGGTCCACCACCGGCGAGCGGGTGGCCCAGGAGCTGACCCGTAGCCGCCCCGCCGAATCGCCGATCTTGATGCCGAACAGCACCTCCACCAAGTTCAGGGGCTCGTTGGCCAGGAACTGCTCCAGCCAGCGCACGTAGCGCACCGGGAACGGCTGCCCGAGCCCGAGGCTCTGCCGGATCAGCTCGCGCGTCTCCGGCGGGATGGTCAGCGGGAGCTGGGCGGTGGGATCACCCGGGGCCAGGTCGAGCAGCGCGAATACGACGAAGCTGATCGCCAGCAGGGTGGGGACGGCGAACAGCAGGCGGCGGATCGCGTAGCGCAGCACTCCGTTGGTCCGTGGCCCGGGTCACCTCACTGGACACGGTACCACTCGTGGATGTTCCACAGCGTGGCGTCCCAGGCGTTGTGGCGCAGGCCGCCGAGCGAGCGCGCCTTCGCGCCCACCTCGCCGCGGTGGATCAGCGGGATCATCGCTCCGTCACTGACCAGCATGTCGTTCATGCGCTTGGCGATCGCCGCCCGCCGCTCGATGCCGCCGGTCTCGGCGAACTCGGCCGCCAGCGCGTCGTACGCCGGGTTGCAATAGCGCGAGATGTTGCTGCCGTTCCACTGGTTGTCGGGGCCGGGGATCTTGTCGCACACCCAGCCGGCCATGTAGGCCTGCGGATCGGTGCCGTCGAAGTTGTTGGTGTACATCTGGATGTCGGCGTAGAACTTCTGGTAGGTGTCCGGGCTGGCCGGATCGCTGCCGAAGAACACCGACGCGTTGATGTTGCGCAGTTCGGTATCCACGCCGATCTCCCGCCACATCTGCTTGATCAGCGCCTGCGTGCCCTGGCGTACCGAGTTGGTGGAGGTCTGGTAGAGGATCGACAACCGCACGCCGTCCTTCGCGCGGATGCCGCCGCGGCCGCGCTCCCACCCGGCATCGTCCAGGATCCGGTTGGCGTACTCGATGTCCTGCGTCGCGCACCAGTCGTTGGCGGTCGAGGCGTACACCGCGGGGGCGGGCAGCACGTTGCAGGTCACCCGGCCGGCGGGGCCGTAGCCCGCTTCCACCAGGATGTCGCGGTCGATCGCCAGCGACAGCGCCCGCACCACCGCCGGGTCGGACAGGAACGGATGCGGGTTGCCGCCGTCCTGGTGGGTGGAGCGCGCATCGCCGAGCGCCGGGTCGGGATTGGTCTTGTTGATCACCAGGCGTTCGACGAAGGTGCCGAAGGCGGACAGCACCTCGCCCTTGCCGGCCCGCTCCATGTCGGCCAGGATCTCCGGCTCCACCTGCAGGTTCCAGCCGTAGTCGAACTCGCCGGTCACCAGTACCGCGCGGGCGGCCGAGACGGCGTCGCCGCCGCCCTTCAGCAGCACCGACGAGAACGCCGGCCGGTCGGGGTCGCGGAAGTGCTCGTTCACCACGTAGCGCACCACGTCGTTGGGACGGAACTCGCCCACCTTGAACGGCCCGGTACCGACCGGAGCGAAGTTCTCGGTCGTGCACTCCGGCGCGCGCGCGCCCATGCAGTCCTCGAACTGGCGCTTCTGCAGGACCGGCAGGACCGAGCCGACGAACGGCGCGTACGGGAACGGCATCGGCACGTCGAAGTCGATCCGCACCGTGTGGTCGTCGACCGCCTCCACCGAGCCGACGCCCTGGAACGATGCCAGCGACGCGCAGCCGCCGCTCGGGTCCAGGCAGTAGGCCGCCGTGAACGCCACGTCCTCGGCCGTGAACGGCGTGCCGTCGGACCACACCACGTCGTCGCGCAGCTTCCAGGTGATCGACCTCAGGTCGCGCGCCACGCCCCCGTTGTCCAGGGTCGGGATCTCGGCCGCAAGCCAGGCAACCATGTCGCCGTTCTCGTCGTAGCGCGCCAGCGGCTCCAGGATCAGCGACGCCGCGTGGATGTCCTTGGTGCCGCCGGACAGGTAGGGGTTGAGGATCGACGGCGCCTGCCAGTACAGCATTCTGAGTTCGCCGTCAGTGCCGCGTTCGGCCGCGGCCGCCACCGCCAGCGCAACGACCGCCAGCGCCGTGAGGATCGGTATTCGTAGTCGGATCATGGGGTGTGGGGCTCCTTCGCGAGAAGACTCGCGTTGCTTGTAATGTACCTGCTGTCCGGTTTTGCGGTCATCCGCGGGATTGGCGGCTGATACAACGGTTCAGCCGGCGGGCATGCGCCGGATCAAGGGGTGGCGGCGGTCGGCGAGGGGCAGGGCGGCGCGGGCGCCGGTGAAGTGGGATTCGTAGACCGCGCTGACGCACTCCAGCGACTGTGCCGCGTTGGCCCCTCCCAGTTCCGGTTGGCGGCCCTCGGTGATCGCCTGCACCATGTCGCGCACGCTCCAGATGGAGGGGTGGCCGGGCCAGGTCTTGCCCTCGATGGTCAGCGCCTCGGCGGGAATCTCGATCTGCCGCCAGGGCGGGGTGTGGGATGCGAACGAGATGTCGGTGGGGCAGTGCCACAGCTCGAACAGCCCGTTGTCCGGATTGGACTTGACCACAAGTTGGCCGGCGTCGCCGACCAGGTGCGGACCGGCGACCCAGTTCTGGCGCTCCGGGCGCGGGTACAGCTCGATGACGCCGGAGACGCCGCCGGGCCCGCCGGCGTGGATCAGCATCACGTCGCCGGCCACCATGCCGTTGTCGCGCGCGTCGGTGGTGCACAGCTCGCTGCTGTGCATGATGTCGCCCACCTCCGCCTCGCGCCCGCGGTAGGTCACGCGCGCGTGGATCCACTCGACGCCGTCCATGAAGAAGGCCAACTCGTCGAAAAAGTGTACGCCCATCTCCATCAGCTCAAAGCCTGCGGGGCGGCCCTTGCCCACCTCGCGCACGCTGATGAGCCGGCCGATGCGGCCCGCCTGCACCCACTCCCTGGCGATGCGCAGCGCCGGCACGAAGCGGAACTGGTGGCTCACCGCGAGCTGCACGCCGGCGTCGGCGCACTCCCGCATCATGCGGTCGGCGCTCTCCAGGTCGAGGGCGAGCGGCTTCTCGCACAGCACGTGGGTGCCGGCCGCCGCTGCCGCGCACGCTACGTCCGCGTGCAGCGGGGCGTGCGTGCACACGCTGACCACGTCGAGCGATTCGCGGGCGAACATCTCCCGGTAGTCGCGGTAGCGCGCCGGCACATCGAACTGGTCGGCCCGCTCCCGCAGCCGGTCCGCGTCGATGTCGCACACCGCCACCAGGTCGGTGGCGTGCAAGTGGTTGTAGGCTGTGGCATGACTGCGGCTGATGCCGCCGCAGCCAACGACTCCCGCGCGTAGTGGCATGTCTCCTCCCCGTCGTCGACCGGAGCCGGCGAAGCGCGTGGTTCGGTCGTGGGCTTCGAC
It includes:
- a CDS encoding peptide ABC transporter substrate-binding protein, whose amino-acid sequence is MIRLRIPILTALAVVALAVAAAAERGTDGELRMLYWQAPSILNPYLSGGTKDIHAASLILEPLARYDENGDMVAWLAAEIPTLDNGGVARDLRSITWKLRDDVVWSDGTPFTAEDVAFTAAYCLDPSGGCASLASFQGVGSVEAVDDHTVRIDFDVPMPFPYAPFVGSVLPVLQKRQFEDCMGARAPECTTENFAPVGTGPFKVGEFRPNDVVRYVVNEHFRDPDRPAFSSVLLKGGGDAVSAARAVLVTGEFDYGWNLQVEPEILADMERAGKGEVLSAFGTFVERLVINKTNPDPALGDARSTHQDGGNPHPFLSDPAVVRALSLAIDRDILVEAGYGPAGRVTCNVLPAPAVYASTANDWCATQDIEYANRILDDAGWERGRGGIRAKDGVRLSILYQTSTNSVRQGTQALIKQMWREIGVDTELRNINASVFFGSDPASPDTYQKFYADIQMYTNNFDGTDPQAYMAGWVCDKIPGPDNQWNGSNISRYCNPAYDALAAEFAETGGIERRAAIAKRMNDMLVSDGAMIPLIHRGEVGAKARSLGGLRHNAWDATLWNIHEWYRVQ
- a CDS encoding ABC transporter permease, which produces MLRYAIRRLLFAVPTLLAISFVVFALLDLAPGDPTAQLPLTIPPETRELIRQSLGLGQPFPVRYVRWLEQFLANEPLNLVEVLFGIKIGDSAGRLRVSSWATRSPVVDLIAQRLPQTMTVVGVSYLVAILIAVPVGVFSGYRQYSVFDQVGTFITMVGFSVPTFFTGTVLIVIFSGALGWLPSIYDTTHRVTDLASLGYQLRQMAMPVMVLALFSAAQISRFTRSAVLDTLHQEYVRTARAKGLSEPLVLLVHVLRNSMIPVVTVIALGLPTTFAGAIITEQIFRINGVGALLIGAIEGADIPTVQTVTFIFAGLIVFFNLVADLLYGMLDPRIRYD
- a CDS encoding ABC transporter permease, giving the protein MPRIMLAVGVAAMALSLSVGTVIGVLSGFFRRLDGPLMRFTDLFLALPVLPLLMVTTMLFREPLRAALGLEAGIFVLVVGVIGITSWMQTARIVRGQVLAIRAREYVTAARSIGARPWRIIGRHVFPNALSPIVVAATLDIAAAIITESALSFLGLGFPSDFPTWGRLLYDGVPFLTLTPDRVIWPGLAISLTVLSVNFLGDGLRDALDPTPPSPPAARARPGDASNLAGCERGKRYAGHCSMVYPLDGTDANIRGLANWIGGAMERSYTDRRQSERRLPRRRGHASARSIAACDPTVRPRTLAESSVVATPASMPETGLLDCRLKHPISPVEPTCLPSQVAPLGSTANTGARRASVGSPRGVAVALSMAQPVVRFTTEPEICRFRAAAERERHDVVDLQPIAGAAAPPAVAVDIAATTLVAAPHLSAHGRRDVP
- a CDS encoding Gfo/Idh/MocA family oxidoreductase, encoding MPLRAGVVGCGGISRSHATAYNHLHATDLVAVCDIDADRLRERADQFDVPARYRDYREMFARESLDVVSVCTHAPLHADVACAAAAAGTHVLCEKPLALDLESADRMMRECADAGVQLAVSHQFRFVPALRIAREWVQAGRIGRLISVREVGKGRPAGFELMEMGVHFFDELAFFMDGVEWIHARVTYRGREAEVGDIMHSSELCTTDARDNGMVAGDVMLIHAGGPGGVSGVIELYPRPERQNWVAGPHLVGDAGQLVVKSNPDNGLFELWHCPTDISFASHTPPWRQIEIPAEALTIEGKTWPGHPSIWSVRDMVQAITEGRQPELGGANAAQSLECVSAVYESHFTGARAALPLADRRHPLIRRMPAG
- a CDS encoding ABC transporter permease, with amino-acid sequence MAADQAAVPVASARAAGHGTPLAHPDRAHKHAVWHRLRRHPGAIAGASVFTVVALAVLFGSFVHGVDPHYLDYRAKNQGMSLAHPLGTDNLGRDTFARLLAGGRLSLAVGVAAMALSLTVGTVIGVLSGFFRRLDGPLMRFTDLFLALPVLPLLMVTTMLFREPLRAALGLEAGIFVLVVGVIGITSWMQTARIVRGQVLAIRAREYVTAARSIGARPWRIIGRHVFPNALSPIVVAATLDIAAAIITESALSFLGLGFPSDFPTWGRLLYDGVPFLTLTPDRVIWPGLAISLTVLSVNFLGDGLRDALDPHATAASRGSRPPRRTQA